From the genome of Cryptococcus depauperatus CBS 7841 chromosome 1, complete sequence, one region includes:
- a CDS encoding proliferating cell nuclear antigen (pcna), translating into MLEARVKQAVVLKKLLDAIKELVSDGNLDCTEEGIALQAMDNSHIALVALKLEADQFDLYRCDRNMPLGVNLASLTKILKCAKDTDVVTLKASDDADSLGLIFESSKEDRVGEYEMKLMDIDQEHLGIPDTQYDATVSMSSAEFSRICRDLTVLGESVKIEVTKEGVTFSSDGEVGKGTVLLRQNAGRESKPRAKFESNGDEEEEEEEEPRNRRGRRADPDEEDEEDVKPNVEDGEDELDEDSSKKRKAASNKVKSNKRVKKDKDDIGEEPGVSIILERQVQLTFSLKYLTNFAKSAPLSKEVTLHMSNEVPLLVQFEFEQGTLQFFLAPKIADE; encoded by the exons ATGCTCGAAGCTCGCGTTAAACAGGCAGTTGTGCTTAAAAAACTCTTGGATG CCATCAAAGAGCTCGTTTCAGATGGCAATCTGGATTGTACCGAAGAAGGTATT GCGCTTCAAGCCATGGATAACTCGCACATCGCCCTTGTCGCTCTTAAACTTGAGGCTGACCAATTCGACCTGTATCGGTGCGACCGCAACATGCCATTGGGTGTTAAT CTCGCGTCTTTGACCAAGATTCTAAAGTGCGCAAAAGATACTGATGTCGTCACACTTAAAGCATCCGACGATGCCGACTCTCTTGGTCTTATTTTCGAGTCTTCGA AGGAGGACCGAGTTGGAGAATACGAGATGAAGCTCATGGACATTGACCAAGAGCATCTCGGTATTCCTGATACCCAATACGATGCCACCGTATCAATGTCTTCTGCCGAATTTTCGCGCATTTGTCGAGATCTTACTGTCCTTGGTGAATCGGTCAAGATTGAGGTTACTAAGGAAGGCGttactttctcttctgaCGGAGAAGTTGGTAAAGGTACCGTTCTCTTAAGACAAAATGCAGGAAGGGAATCAAAGCCCAGGGCTAAATTTGAATCCAACGGAgacgaggaggaagaggaagaagaggaaccTAGGAacagaagaggaaggaggGCAGACCCtgacgaggaagatgaggaagatgtTAAGCCcaatgttgaagatggtgaggATGAACTTGATGAGGACAGTTccaaaaagaggaaggcCGCTTCAAACAAGGTTAAG TCCAATAAGCGAGTAAAGAAGGATAAGGATGATATTGGAGAGGAACCCGGCGTATCTATTATCCTTGAACGTCAAGTTCAATTGACTTTCTCACTCAAATACCTCACCAATTTTGCCAAGTCAGCTCCTCTCTCGAAGGAAGTTACACTACATATGAGCAACGAAGTGCCGCTCTTGGTGCAGTTTGAGTTCGAGCAAGGAACATTGCAGTTCTTCTTAGCGCCAAAG ATTGCGGACGAGTAA
- a CDS encoding 26S protease regulatory subunit 6A-B, whose amino-acid sequence MSTPTQDPPPPNGSSANDDNKPQESDSVLGTENTTQQRNDAQPIEPEPELQEDTFDGVPESVLNSDIAEIKMQTRMVDNEIKMMRQEQLRLSHEREQMSEKIGDNVTKIKQNKVLPYLVSKVVEILDVDSEEQEGATHNEQNAKKSKCAVIKTSTRQTVFLPIIGLVPHNELTPGDLIGVNKDSYLILDKLPAEYDARVKAMEVDERPTETYTDIGGLDKQIEELVEAIVLPMQQADKFKALGITPPKGCLMYGPPGTGKTLLARACAAQTNACYLKLAGPALVQMYLGDGAKLVRDAFELAKQKAPAIIFIDELDAVGTKRFDSDKSGDREVQRTMLELLNQLDGFSSDSRIKVIAATNRIDILDPALLRSGRLDRKIEFPLPNESAREHILQIHSRKLNHTGVNFEELARSTEDMNGAQLKAVCVEAGMLALRQNATQLTHEHFHGGILEVQARKAKEHHYFA is encoded by the exons ATGTCAACACCAACTCAGGACCCGCCTCCTCCCAATGGCTCTTCAGCTAACGACGATAATAAACCACAAGAATCGGACAGCGTTTTGGGAACTGAAAACACCACGCAACAAAGAAACGACGCCCAGCCCATAGAACCAGAGCCAGAACTCCAAGAGGACACATTTGACGGTGTACCAGAGAGCGTTCTCAAT AGCGACATTGCCGAGATCAAGATGCAAACACGCATGGTTGACAACGAAATAAAGATGATGCGTCAAGAGCAGTTACGTCTATCACATGAGAGGGAGCAAATGAGCGAGAAGATTGGAGATAATGTCACTAaaatcaagcaaaacaaGGTCTTACCATACCTTGTCTCTAAAGTGGTAGAG ATTTTGGACGTGGATtcagaagagcaagaaggtGCCACGCACAATGAACAAAACGCTAAGAAATCTAAATGTGCCGTTATCAAAACATCGACCCGTCAAACAGTATTTCTTCCCATCATTGGCCTTGTTCCGCACAATGAGCTCACGCCTGGAGACTTGATCGGCGTTAACAAAGATTCGTACTTGATATTGGATAAGCTGCCCGCAGAGTATGATGCAAGAGTTAAGGCCATGGAGGTTGATGAGAGACCGACAGAGACCTATACCGATATTGGCGGGCTGGACAAGCAAATTGAAGAACTTGTGGAGGCCAT TGTGTTGCCAATGCAACAAGCTGATAAATTCAAAGCTCTTGGGATCACCCCGCCAAAGGGATGCCTGATGTATGGCCCTCCTGGTACTGGCAAAACCCTCCTTGCTCGAGCATGTGCAGCTCAAACCAATGCATGCTACCTCAAACTTGCTGGTCCAGCATTGGTTCAAATGTATCTTGGTGACGGCGCCAAGCTTGTTCGTGACGCTTTTGAGTTGGCAAAGCAAAAAGCCCCCGCCATTATATTTATTGATGAGCTGGACGCGGTTGGCACAAAGAGATTTGACAGTGACAAAAGTGGTGATAGAGAAGTACAAAGAACCATGTTGGAGTTGCTGAATCAGTTGGATGGGTTTTCAAGCGATTCTCGAATCAAGGTCATTGCCGCTACTAACCGAATCGACATTCTCGACCCGGCTCTCCTCCGTTCTGGTCGTTTAGACCGTAAAATTGAGTTTCCATTGCCCAACGAGTCTGCTCGAGAACacattcttcaaatccaCTCACGTAAACTCAACCACACTGGAGtcaattttgaagagttgGCAAGAAGTACAGAGGACATGAATGGAGCGCAGCTTAAGGCTGTTTGTGTGGAAGCGGGAATGTTAGCACTGAGGCAGAACGCTACACAATTGACGCATGAGCATTTCCACGGAGGTATCTTGGAAGTACaagcaagaaaagcaaaagagcaCCAT TACTTTGCATAA